The sequence below is a genomic window from Silene latifolia isolate original U9 population chromosome 7, ASM4854445v1, whole genome shotgun sequence.
CTAACCCCATTCTCTCTCCTGTTCTTCCCCAATTTACCGTCGCCGGTTTTCAATCAATTCAACTCGATCgccgaaattagggtttcgtcgCCTTTCCAGATCTTTATTTCTACTCTATTCCACTATGGTAATTTACTTTCCTCTACACTATATCTGTCACATTTTGTACTAATTATTTACTTTGCTTATATATTTTCCTAAATCAttctttaattttaattttatattattatttttttgttcTTTGTTAGCTTCCTCTATCGCTGTTGAAGACCGCTCAAGGTCACCCTATGGTAAGAAATCAATTACCCTTTTCGTAATAATTACTGTTTCACTGTTAAATTTATCCAATTTTGTCTTAAGTTTTGATCTTTTTGTTGCTCAAATTTGTGTATTTTTCGATTAATAATTTGGGATTTTTATGTGAATATTTTGAAATTGATAGTTGGTAGAATTGAAGAATGGAGAGACATATAATGGGCATTTGGTAAATTGTGATACTTGGATGAATATTCATCTTCGTGAAGTTATCTGTACTTCTAAGGTAATTTCAAGTTTTCCTCGTTAGGGTTCTTTTTCTTGTTtgatattttatcttataaatGTTTTGCTGGGCATTGAAATTAATATAGTCGATGTTTAATATTTGAATGAAGGACGGAGACCGGTTTTGGAGAATGCCTGAATGTTATATCAGGGGGAACACTATCAAGTATCTTCGAGTTCCCGATGAGGTATAGTTTCCTAAGTATTCTTATAATCTTGGTTAGTCTTTCAGTCTTTCTTGCTTGTGTGGTGAACTGATTATGAATATGCTTTATAACAGGATTTTTAGTGGTGTTTTTTCGTGTCAATTTTAGTGTGTGTTGGGGGTAGGAAAGGGAATTGGTTCTGCTGTGTTTAATCACAATGCCTTATATGAGTCGGTCTTGTATGTAAGGCCAGCCTATTAATCTTACAATTAAATGAGGAACACACAAGGTCCCGGCTTAGAGACACGCCAATGAAACCGTTGTACAAGACTCTCTAGATTAAAATGGAGTGACAAGAGtttcctttcttttatttatttagcTGGTTGATGTGGTAGTTCATGAGCTTTTTAGTCTTGTTGATGTTTTTGTGATCTTTGTTCTGGGAGGTGTTCCGTCAGTACGTAATTCCAATGTCCAAGTTTGATCCTTTCCGAAGAAAAAATTAATGGGTCACCGGGATCAGTTTTTTTGCTGTCAATACTACGCAGTGCAGCATTTCCCACCTGGTACTCAGTATTACCATTTGGACCAACTTCTAAATCTGTTATCTGTAAGGTAATTTCACTTTCTCTTTCGAGCAAACTGATATCCTGCGCGGGGAGATGCACCTCAAGTAACTCTTCAGAAAAATGTGACTGGAATTCTGATTATATTCTCTTGACAATCAAGGTAATTTCATCTTTTTCTACGGTTCTAGCAGCCCCGCCTTCTTTCTTCCATATAAGTTTGACACAGCTTGATGAAACTAAAAAAGGAGGAGCTGCTACAACCGTAGAAGAAGATGATTTTGCCTTGATTATTGTGTGAAAAAAATCAGAATCTCAGTCACATTTTTTGAAGAGTTTCTTGAGGCGCATCTCCCCGCACAGAATGCCAGTTTGCTCGAAGTTGAAGGCTATCGGAAATAGTGACAGGCTTCAATCTGTTTCTGTAATAGATGATAGATGTTAGTGCTGCTTATGAAAGGTGATACAGATAGAAACCGTGACTTTTCATGTTTTCTCATTACT
It includes:
- the LOC141591796 gene encoding sm-like protein LSM4; translated protein: MLPLSLLKTAQGHPMLVELKNGETYNGHLVNCDTWMNIHLREVICTSKDGDRFWRMPECYIRGNTIKYLRVPDEVIDKVQEEKIRSDRRPPGVGRGRGRGREEGPGRQQKGIGRGMDDGGKGAGGRGRGASIGKPSGKAGGRGR